The proteins below are encoded in one region of Pseudophryne corroboree isolate aPseCor3 chromosome 8, aPseCor3.hap2, whole genome shotgun sequence:
- the LOC134949677 gene encoding dapper homolog 3-like isoform X3, with protein sequence MGVAMLMRPDLDRQLWELERQLGELRLRAENDNETAEYEAEGSESCDVFVDRSSRAGQTEARMHYASERPKSAGDLVVGSHHPRSSSSRLLVPRSMSAPYPSPSSPPPPPPPPPPTPPPPPPPTRRAEGYILSLLRRQLRTPYLRSVSAERPTPPAPACRIANASHTPPHRGPRRKHPPLLKGHSVEGSPPRPPRKCLSAEEPPRKRGGRRTPRSLSETSLRDPNQRPEENADLGVHTEVWEGSRGNLDGWANPRNHKESWANTRAQTEGWADHGGFVQEWGDPRGGRCYTLGRDARGPSVRIGPPCRKWRSTAEISAGVPEGEARVDSEGEEKEEEGGLVWPMQLPPRDAEGHPQVFKVKASQALKKKIMRFHTGSLKVMTTV encoded by the exons CAGAGTATGAAGCAGAAGGATCCGAGTCCTGTGACGTGTTTGTGGATCGTTCGTCCCGCGCAGGACAGACGGAGGCACGCATGCATTACGCTAGTGAGCGCCCCAAGAGCGCAG GTGATCTGGTTGTGGGATCCCACCACCCTCGTTCCTCCTCTTCTCGTCTTCTGGTGCCTCGTTCAATGTCTGCTCCTTACCCCTCTCCCtcatctccccctcctcctcctccccctccccctcccactccACCTCCTCCCCCACCTCCCACTCGCCGAGCTGAAGGCTATATCCTTTCTCTTCTTCGTCGCCAGCTCAGAACCCCCTACCTACGCTCCGTTTCTGCTGAGCGCCCGACCCCTCCTGCTCCTGCGTGTAGAATAGCTAATGCCTCGCACACCCCACCTCACCGGGGCCCGCGCAGAAAGCACCCCCCTCTCTTAAAGGGTCACAGTGTGGAGGGGTCTCCACCCAGACCTCCGAGGAAATGCCTTTCTGCTGAGGAGCCACCACGTAAAAGAGGTGGGCGCAGGACTCCGCGATCCTTATCGGAGACTAGTCTGAGGGACCCTAATCAGCGGCCAGAGGAAAATGCAGATCTCGGGGTCCATACAGAAGTATGGGAGGGATCCAGGGGAAACCTAGATGGGTGGGCCAATCCCAGAAATCATAAAGAGAGTTGGGCAAATACCAGGGCCCAAACTGAAGGGTGGGCAGATCACGGTGGCTTTGTGCAAGAATGGGGAGACCCCCGAGGTGGCCGCTGTTACACCCTGGGCCGAGACGCTAGAGGTCCATCAGTAAGGATAGGGCCTCCCTGCAGAAAGTGGAGGTCCACCGCTGAGATTAGCGCGGGGGTCCCGGAGGGAGAAGCCagggtggattcagaaggggaagagaaggaggaagagggcgGCCTTGTGTGGCCTATGCAGCTCCCCCCTCGGGATGCCGAAGGGCACCCACAAGTGTTTAAGGTGAAAGCCTCTCAGGCGCTTAAAAAAAAGATAATGAGATTTCACACAGGTTCATTGAAGGTTATGACAACAGTGTGA